In a single window of the Terriglobia bacterium genome:
- a CDS encoding N-acetyltransferase yields the protein MFSRKAKPEPVQATSGRIEIERQGHVAYLEYTLVGKILQLSHSEVPQALRGQGLGAELAHSAFEWAREQGLKVDVICPSVAEYLKKHPEYADLVL from the coding sequence ATGTTTAGCCGCAAAGCAAAACCCGAACCAGTGCAGGCCACCAGCGGACGGATTGAGATCGAGCGCCAGGGCCACGTGGCCTATCTTGAATACACGCTGGTGGGGAAAATCCTGCAGCTTAGCCATAGTGAAGTTCCACAGGCGTTGCGGGGCCAGGGTCTGGGCGCTGAGCTGGCGCATTCTGCCTTCGAGTGGGCCCGCGAACAAGGCCTGAAAGTTGACGTGATCTGCCCTTCGGTCGCGGAATACCTCAAAAAACATCCTGAATATGCTGACCTGGTACTCTAA
- a CDS encoding DinB family protein, with product MITSMIGRPEANEAAPYYFGYINRVSGDDILSTLQGQLDETLPFLRGISEEKSLSRYAQEKWSIRQMWGHVNDTERVFLMRALWFARKFDTSLPSFDQDIAVAAAKSDEIPWARHLEEFREIRLATISFFRNLPEEAWTRTGTASGNPFSVRACAYIVAGHTAHHESVLRKKYL from the coding sequence ATGATCACTTCCATGATCGGCCGCCCTGAAGCCAACGAAGCTGCACCGTATTATTTCGGCTATATCAACCGCGTTAGCGGCGATGACATCCTGAGCACGCTGCAAGGCCAGCTCGACGAAACGCTGCCATTTTTGCGCGGCATCTCGGAAGAAAAATCGCTTTCCCGCTATGCGCAGGAAAAATGGAGCATCCGCCAGATGTGGGGACATGTGAATGATACTGAGCGCGTCTTCCTGATGCGTGCCTTGTGGTTCGCCCGCAAGTTCGACACATCTCTTCCCAGCTTCGATCAGGACATTGCCGTCGCCGCCGCCAAGTCAGACGAAATCCCATGGGCGCGGCACCTGGAAGAATTCCGTGAGATCCGTCTCGCAACGATTTCGTTCTTCCGCAATCTTCCAGAAGAAGCTTGGACCAGAACAGGCACGGCCAGTGGAAATCCGTTCAGCGTGAGGGCATGCGCGTACATCGTGGCCGGACATACGGCGCACCATGAGTCGGTGTTAAGGAAAAAATATTTGTAG
- a CDS encoding energy transducer TonB codes for MFSDSLLELSKTERRRRKGLALFSFVVQGFIVGILVLLPLWFLDTLPAQQLVTFLVAPPPPPPPPPPAPPMKAVKMVSQIVNGQLLAPNKIPKQVKMIKEEEAPPPAMGVAGGVVGGVPGGQPGGVIGSLISTANHASSTPAPKAAEIPKRLVVSQGVSLGLLQSQVEPVYPMIAQRAHVQGTVTLRAIISTQGTIESLKVVEGHPMLVAAAMDAVKQWRYRPYMLSGQPVEVETTVFVNFHMGQ; via the coding sequence ATGTTCTCCGATAGCCTGCTGGAACTCAGCAAGACTGAACGCAGACGGAGGAAAGGGTTGGCGCTGTTCTCGTTTGTTGTTCAGGGATTCATTGTCGGCATTCTTGTGCTTCTTCCGCTGTGGTTTCTTGATACGCTGCCGGCGCAGCAGTTGGTAACTTTCCTGGTGGCGCCACCGCCACCGCCGCCGCCTCCCCCGCCGGCACCCCCGATGAAGGCCGTGAAGATGGTAAGCCAGATCGTGAATGGACAACTGCTGGCGCCCAACAAAATCCCTAAACAAGTAAAGATGATCAAGGAAGAAGAGGCTCCGCCACCGGCAATGGGAGTGGCCGGAGGCGTGGTAGGCGGAGTACCTGGAGGCCAGCCGGGCGGAGTAATCGGTTCGCTCATCTCCACGGCGAACCACGCCAGCAGCACCCCGGCGCCAAAGGCAGCGGAGATTCCCAAACGGCTGGTTGTTTCGCAAGGAGTGTCCCTGGGACTGCTGCAAAGCCAGGTTGAACCTGTTTATCCCATGATCGCCCAAAGAGCGCACGTGCAGGGCACGGTCACGCTTCGGGCAATTATTTCGACGCAGGGCACGATTGAGTCCTTAAAAGTGGTCGAGGGTCATCCCATGTTGGTTGCTGCCGCCATGGATGCCGTAAAGCAATGGCGGTATAGACCGTACATGCTCAGCGGGCAGCCAGTGGAAGTGGAAACCACAGTGTTCGTGAATTTCCACATGGGCCAGTAG
- a CDS encoding PAS domain-containing protein, whose amino-acid sequence MALKQPNTQRAHKVTPLPVTQTAEEALAQHKLVLETLLESTADFIYMKDHEGRYVFVNPAAAHSVGMNPQEIIGKDDRALFPEEHARHIMEKDRQIMATGISEVFEETRVYADGVRHLHSSKNVCRDSTGAVIGIVGISRDITELKRAEEALNSSELNAAGARMANALAHEINNPLAALTNALFLLRQDNGPVQADELLGTAQESLWRITKITRQMIGLYNRTAAARHIQVQRVVEDTLANLDSRIRKKGIRFETNLSSCEFYGIDADLRQLITALMENAVEKSRSVVRIKLYSARLGGEGSRREFRLIIADDGPGIAPEHRDRIFEPFFSTKPEKGSGLGLWMARGIANKYGGGIRVRSNAAKGSSWTCVAVKMPSKRRSQEK is encoded by the coding sequence ATGGCGTTGAAACAACCGAATACTCAGCGTGCCCATAAGGTCACGCCTTTGCCTGTTACGCAAACAGCAGAGGAAGCGCTCGCTCAGCACAAACTCGTGCTGGAGACCTTGCTGGAGAGCACCGCGGATTTCATTTACATGAAAGACCACGAAGGCCGGTACGTATTCGTGAATCCCGCCGCCGCACATTCAGTGGGCATGAACCCGCAGGAAATCATAGGCAAAGATGATCGCGCCCTCTTTCCTGAAGAGCATGCCCGGCACATCATGGAAAAAGACCGTCAGATCATGGCGACTGGCATTTCAGAGGTTTTTGAGGAGACGCGGGTCTACGCCGATGGCGTGCGGCATCTGCACTCCTCCAAGAATGTTTGTCGCGATTCCACAGGAGCCGTGATCGGCATTGTGGGAATTTCCCGTGACATCACCGAACTTAAGCGCGCGGAGGAAGCGCTGAACTCCAGCGAATTGAATGCAGCCGGAGCGCGCATGGCCAATGCCCTGGCACATGAAATTAACAATCCACTGGCGGCGCTTACCAATGCTCTGTTTCTGCTGCGGCAGGACAACGGACCAGTGCAGGCGGACGAACTGCTTGGCACGGCACAGGAATCGCTTTGGCGCATTACCAAGATCACGCGCCAGATGATTGGTCTTTATAATCGCACTGCCGCTGCCCGGCATATACAGGTGCAACGCGTGGTGGAAGATACGCTGGCGAACCTGGATTCGCGCATCAGGAAAAAAGGCATTCGCTTTGAAACGAACCTTTCTTCCTGCGAGTTTTATGGAATTGACGCGGACCTGCGCCAGTTAATTACCGCGCTTATGGAAAACGCGGTGGAAAAGAGCCGCAGCGTGGTCCGGATAAAACTTTACAGCGCGCGCCTGGGCGGCGAAGGTTCACGGCGCGAATTCCGGCTTATCATCGCAGACGACGGCCCCGGCATTGCGCCTGAACATCGCGACCGTATTTTTGAGCCGTTCTTTTCCACTAAGCCGGAAAAAGGCAGCGGCCTGGGGCTGTGGATGGCCCGCGGAATCGCCAATAAATATGGCGGCGGTATCCGAGTGCGGAGCAATGCCGCCAAAGGGTCCTCATGGACATGCGTTGCGGTAAAGATGCCTTCAAAAAGGCGTTCTCAGGAAAAATGA
- the mscL gene encoding large conductance mechanosensitive channel protein MscL, producing MLKGFRQFIMRGNVLDLAVAVVIGAAFGAVVTSFVGNILTPLIAAIVGKPDFSALNFFINGAVISYGIFLNALISFLLVAAAVYFFMIAPMNAWKARAARNAIPADPTSKKCPECLSEIPIAARRCAFCASVVSTPTAPANA from the coding sequence ATGCTCAAAGGTTTCCGGCAGTTCATTATGCGGGGCAACGTACTGGACCTGGCCGTGGCCGTGGTAATTGGCGCGGCGTTCGGCGCGGTAGTCACCTCATTTGTTGGCAACATTCTTACGCCGCTGATTGCAGCCATTGTGGGCAAACCGGATTTTTCTGCGCTTAACTTCTTCATCAACGGTGCAGTGATTTCCTATGGCATCTTCCTGAACGCGCTGATCTCATTCCTGCTGGTTGCGGCGGCGGTTTACTTCTTTATGATCGCGCCGATGAATGCCTGGAAGGCACGCGCTGCTCGCAACGCGATTCCGGCCGATCCCACCAGCAAGAAGTGCCCGGAATGCCTGAGCGAAATTCCCATTGCCGCGCGACGCTGCGCATTCTGTGCCTCAGTGGTATCCACGCCCACGGCGCCGGCAAACGCATAA